The nucleotide window ATTGATTCCGCATTTTCGACCCATACCTTATATGTTTTCCCATTTTCTTTATAAGCATAATAAAACTGTCCGAGTTCATCATCCCAATTTGCTGTTATACCCTTAGAAGCCAATATACCGTTGGACTCATCCATAGTTAAAGTCACAGCCTTAACTTTTGTCTTTCCGTTAACTACTGTTTCTTCCCATTTTCTCATATAAAATGGAACTCCCAAAATGAGTTTGCTTGGCGGAACACCTTCATTAATGGTGTTTTGTACCGCTCTTTCCACCCATGGCATTGAAGCTACAGAACCAGCCTTTGGAGAAGTTCGCCAATGTTCATCATAGGCCATTAGTATAACATAATCTACATGTTTTGAAAGAGAGCCCCTATCGTGGCTCTTAGATAATTTGCTGTTTGGAGACGGGATATGGACATCAACAGACACTCTCAACCCCGCTTTTTTTAGCAAAGGTGCAGCTAAGGAAATAAATCTTACATAGGCATCTTTGTCATTTACATCCACATTCTCAAAATCAAAGTTTATACCGTCTAAGTTATATAGTTTTGAATAGGCCAATAATCTAGCTATAAATAAACTGACAGATTTATTGTTCTTAAAAAACTGTGTTGTGTTGTTTTGGTTAAATCCGTTAGATACCAGCGCCCAAACTTGATAATTTTTGCTATGTGCAGCTTCTACATAACTTACAGAAGCTCTGTTCACCATCGAACCGGAACCATCTATGAGATTAAACCAGGTAGGAGATATAATACCGAGCCCTAAAAGGGGTTCTTCCGCCAAAAGATTGGGGTTGTCTCGGGTAATATGCGCCCAAACAAGAGAAATCTTCTCTTTTATTTTAGGCTTTGCCATTCGTTTCTGTAGCAACTGGGCAAGAGTAGAGCTGTTTTTATAAAATGTAACTTCTGCTTCGTTTTTTTCAAACGCAAGGCCTGTTAAGGCTTCCATGCCCACCACATTAAAATACGAAATCCCTTCTTCCTGTTTTGATGAAAAATAAAGTGAGAGCGTTTCTCCAGCCAAATTTGATAAACTCTCAATATCAAATGTTTTTGCAGGATTCTCTATGTTTAAATAAAAGCCTTTATTGTTGCTTTGCGCATCGATAAGACTTACTCCCATTTTCTCCATCGCGTCCACAGACACCCACAACTCTTCACCTTTTAAAATCGCATTACCAAGAGATATTTTCGTAGAGCCGTCAGCAAAAGATATGGGCAGATAGATATTTTCCTCATTTGC belongs to Synergistaceae bacterium and includes:
- a CDS encoding glycoside hydrolase codes for the protein MIKKRFISIFFLYVISLFLLVGISCANEENIYLPISFADGSTKISLGNAILKGEELWVSVDAMEKMGVSLIDAQSNNKGFYLNIENPAKTFDIESLSNLAGETLSLYFSSKQEEGISYFNVVGMEALTGLAFEKNEAEVTFYKNSSTLAQLLQKRMAKPKIKEKISLVWAHITRDNPNLLAEEPLLGLGIISPTWFNLIDGSGSMVNRASVSYVEAAHSKNYQVWALVSNGFNQNNTTQFFKNNKSVSLFIARLLAYSKLYNLDGINFDFENVDVNDKDAYVRFISLAAPLLKKAGLRVSVDVHIPSPNSKLSKSHDRGSLSKHVDYVILMAYDEHWRTSPKAGSVASMPWVERAVQNTINEGVPPSKLILGVPFYMRKWEETVVNGKTKVKAVTLTMDESNGILASKGITANWDDELGQFYYAYKENGKTYKVWVENAESIKRKFSLIKKYKLAGAAGWRKGHESVDIWDIFDSEFSGN